AACtttcactttatatatatatatatatatatatataaagtgacAATTGATTAGAATTTATGACACCCACTTCAAAATGATTATCTTTTATCAATAGAATAAgacattaattagttttttagtATACATGAAATTTGAATTCATTTCACATTATTCAACAATAAGAaacttaacaaatttaaaataattggaATTGACTTTTCAATTATGGGTTTGACCGTTGGTTTGCTAAACTCGATGATGACAAAGAGTAATGATGTTGACACTTGACAGTAGGGTGGTGGAGCAAGGGTTTCTACCTTTGGTTTGTGTAATTTGATTGAAGGAGGGGCTGCCTTAGGTGAGGTATAAATTGTTTTATGCTTCCTAAGAGGCATAAAACAATTTACGCCCTTGTgaaagctttcttttttttgttaacttgATAATCATTTTTGGTTTaatcaatattttcaattggGCCAAACACtcgaaaatgaaaaagaatatttttgagaaatacATTTTTATGCTAATACAAACGCAGCCTTAATGTGATCATTAATCCTTCCATATCATATTATGCCATGCACTCTCTAATAATGTCTTAAATTACGAAATATTTTTGATATTGGTGCACCGTTTTGGAATTACGCGGTTTATATGagaataaaattaatcaaataaagaatttgagcttcaaagttataaataaataaataaataaaaatcaaacacagTTCGCCGGaattaaaaaacagaaaaccCTAATCCCTATTCTAAAATTGGATAACGCTATATAGCATATGCCGATTATAAAATATATCCTCTACTGGCAGGAATGTTGCCAATAACATGCATGCCATTTCCAATAACCCACATGAGAGGGTGTAATTATATATGTTAGCTAAAATAATggattatttattaaatttgaagttttctcttaaaatatGCACCATCTGAATCCTATTCCTAGTCCCTATGATTTACATATTTCTAGGCTATTGCCTATAGTTAGGCACTGTCTcacataaaattgaaatttgggtttgggaAACTTTGAataatcttagtttttttttttttttttttttcttcttttggccaGAGATCAAATCCAATGTTGGGTGGATTAGTCAGTTTGTCAGAATAATTAAATAGTTCTACAACGCGTAACCACTCATCTCTTGGATTCGAAAATGATATGGACTGTGCTCAAGATTGGTTTGGAGCAACAAAcaattatgttaaaaaaattttaatgttaaatttattataaaaatttgtaagttGCTATGATAATAATTATTGTATCAATagattaataaaattgataataattaaaacattattgtattttttttttttttttgacaaaacctTTTAATTAGTTGATTTGACCAATCCAATCTGACCCATTTATATTATACACacaaaccatgaataattaaatatatgtcACATTGTCACTCCACAGAGTAACACCTATATGGATATCATCAGCACGTGCTCCACGTGGCCAGTGTAGCCCCGTTAACTTTCCCAAAGCAAAGCACCATAGCATTGCCCACCTTATTCATCATCTACTATTACTAACTGCCACACTTcctaattcagcaaaaaaacaaaaaaataaaaaccgcCACACTTCCTAACGGTCATTCCATAAGCAAATGTGTGTATTAAACACAAGGAGCAATGccataaacaatttatttttcccCCAATAtgttataattaaaaaagaaattgagtttttcttaacttcaattataaattatactttctaactttgaaaaagttttaattttttttttaattattaaaagtgACGCCatggaaatatatattttagagaataacctttttataaaattgtgttttgaaaatataattttatctaaaattgtATTGATGTAACAAGAGCTCACAAGACTAGTGTTTGCTTATAAATCGCATTTCCAAAACATGACTTTAATTAACCTTGAAAAATTGTGTCTTGGAAACACAATTACAATGCAAAACAATacacaataaaatttcataGTTTTCACTTcactcttttaaattttatttttccaaaaacccCAAGTTTCAATTcacttctttaaattttattttattttcctatttaaGTTAACTTTAATGTACTTCCAATTTAGTCATTTCATCTCGTGTCTCGTTCCATCTAATCTCATTGTTACgagaaattattgtatactcccggagtactataaatgcgtattccctcctctcacatgaatggtggatcccactaattaaattcatggtaggacccaccattcatgtgaaaggagggagtacgcatttatggtactccgggagtatctaataattttcccatTGTTACTACTTGTATTTTTCACTTCCTAAAAACACATTGTTTTAATAGATTTAATGTTGCGGATTGAATAGAAGGACTAGATTGAAAATGTatgaaagttaaaaattaaaaaaataaatgaaattttaaatattgaacTAAAAATCTGTCAAAGTTAGAGCctataatttgtaatttcttAATGAATATAAagtgatttttctttgattttattatttgacttatttttaaaagtaaggTTTACATGGAATTAGGGGTGTTCGCGGTGCAGTATGGTAcggttttgggtcatttttagcACCATACTTTGCGATGTGGTTTAACTAAAACTATAATAGTACCGTACCTTATTTTTGCAGTCACATGTATGGTGCGGTGCGGTTTAGaatttagccaaaaccataaccgCATTACACCTCATTTCTGCGGTCACATGTGCAGTGCGATATATAAAATACGATTTGAACGGTTTGAAGttgatatatttttcaaattttgggtttttcttacccaatccaaaactaattttttattttattttgggccaagttttaaactattgagctagtttttctttattttgggctaACTTTTTTAGTCAACACTCACTAaggttattaaactttttttttttttgaaaactagggttattaaactattaatgatatatttaatattaaaaataaataaatatattaatatatagagagaatGCAGTGCGGTGCGGTTTGTGctgttttcttattaaaaactGCAAATTGCATTGCACTATGCTGTGCGGTGCGCTGCAATGCACTGTTACTTGTTGTACAGTACAGTTATACTATTTTGTGGGCAATTTTGGTGTGGTTTTTGTGGTTTAATGAACACCCCTACATGAAATCATTTTAATGAACAAAGattgaattaaaaaggaaatagaaaTTGACAAATGGACATACTGTATTGGTTGttccaaaatatattttctttagaaaagtCCAGAAATTTTAGGATATTCGAAAaggatgaatttaattattcaaGATAATTACTCTTATAACGACACTTCCCTCACATTTGGATCCAAAGGGCAGGATTTTTAATCTAGACCTATTCTGAAAgtgtcttttatttatttacttttgggAGAAAGTATTGAAATAGTCTTAGTTTaagattttgaaaacaaaaaagtacaAATAATTTAAGTAAGTTGGATCCTAAACCTGACAATACAGAGTATAGACTAAAACAAATAAAGAGTGCTGCACTGTATTAAATATTCCATACGATTTTGATCATCTAAAGGTTTGTTTGAATACTgcttattaatgaaaattgaaaactgaaaatactctaacaaaataatttttaaatgtatgaatagtactgtgggactcaattttaaagaaaaatttgttgaaatttgtacttgtgggtcccatgaacagtgcatgggacccacacaaaaaaaggtAGATGCAGACGTTATATGttttcagtgcaatccaaacacatactaattataaaaagattaaaaaaaagacataaaataatacataaggCTCTTTTGGAAACAATAggacataataaataaaaataaaagttcaaaaagaataaagtaattttaataaaataataaaggcgtaaatacatttttagtccttatattttgcatttttttcattttggtccctatattttcatttcactacttttagtccctaaatcaatTAATGCGTTCTATTTTGGTTCTTACCGTTACTCACTTAACAGAAATTGCTGATATGGCAAACGAAGTTCACTGTTGGCACattaaatgctgacatggccaataaaataatattaaaaatgtcacgtcaacataaaataataattaaaaaaagacacattaccatgattttaaaaaattaatttatcaattttaacaaaatgaaaaatgaaaaaaaaaaaaaacaaaattagaacccAAAATACACATGAATTCAAAGCTAGTTTCATCTTAAACATGAACaagaaagaacacaaacccaaaaaattcagtCACAATagcacaaacccagaaaaaataaatttaccgACAAGAACATGATACTAACATAaacttttcttgcattttcttatacttagaaccaaacacaaattacCAGCAAAAACATCCAACCAAACATCACCAAAACTAGCAAAAACATCCCCAATAACTCCActgaaaaaagggaaaaaaaaaattctcagtCCTTAAGATTTCCCCTCTCACGTCTCTACCTCTCCATAGAGAAACACTTAAATTTCCAGCAAAAAATACTCATGAAAAATCTATAGAAAAGCCACAAAAAAACCCATTGAAAAAACCAGAGAAAAATCCTAGACTAATCTCTAAAAATATCTTTGGAAACTCatcaaataacccaaaaaataaaacataaagcCTAAACAAAATATTCCCAAAATTTCGCTACAAATCCAGCAACTATAAAACAGAAAGCATAGCCTAAATGAACAAGGGCTTGCTCGCCATGGTAGATCTTCCACCACAAGGTCCGATTTGCCACTGCCACCACAAGGTCCGAAGACATCGTTGGGAAGAGCGAAGGGCCGAGTTCACCGCCAATCTTAGCCCCTCTCTCTTTAAACCCAAATTCAAACCACTACTGACCTCAACCCCTCTCTCTCTACCCAAATCCAAACCACCACATCACagcctctctttctctaaacccaaccaaaaactacaagaaagaaatgagagaaagcAAAGAGGGAGAAAGCGGAGTTTGAGTGTTTGACCCGagagagagataggaaaatgaaaatgagtttgagttttgtgtttattgatgatgttgtgtttggttgacaagaaaatttaagaaaaattgagatagttactacaatttttttttcttaatctttaaaattgaaaagaaaaaaaggttcttcattttttttaatttaaattagaatcacaaaattaaaatttatttgtttttaaaattttaaattaaaatgctgaAGTGGCAtattttaaatactaaataattttttaatattattttattggtcaCGTCAACATTTAATGTGTCAACAGTGGAATTCATTTGTTACATCAGTAATTTCTGTTAAGTGAGTAACAGTAAAGACTAAAATGAAACGCGTTAATTGatttaggaactaaaagtggtgaaatgaaaatgtagagactaagatggaaaagatgcaaaatgtagggactaaaacgccaataataaaatgaaacttaacacacacacacacacacacacatatatatatatatatttatataaaatacaaCTTTATTTTGGCTTTGTTTAGGATCTACTTATTTTACtggaattgaaatttttttgctaaaaatactataagtaaagataaaagttagctaaaatagtatagtaagacctataaatagtattaaaaaatgtaatgaagctcataaataataccaaaaataagttaaatagtaaaataaatttgtgaTTTAATAGGTAGCCAAACGTACACGTAGCAGTATTATAATATTAGGGGGGGTATTGGTTCTCACGAGGAAGACAAGGGAATCAATGAAAGAGAACGTCTAGGTTCTCTTCATGTAAACTCTCTGGGCCCCACTCCCACCTTCTTAaaccctttctctctctctctctctctctctctctctctaaaactaGCTTTTCAGACACGGCTTTCTCACTGTTTTTCTCTCATTCTACCTAgtattttcctatttttctttcttgtttgtGTCTACATTCACAATATGTTTTATTCTTTGGAAGCTGTAAAggttgaagagagagagagaaaataaaagattggTTAGTTATAAGAATTGACAAACTCTATTGcttcttctgtttcttcttttatttattccTTATAATAGAAGCACATAGGGATATGTGATTTAAGAAGGATAGGATATAGTTGTGTTggttttttactttgttttctttgatatATAGTCCTCCATTTGCTTTGTACCTGGTTTTCTCTGTGAAGATTTTGCCACTGGGTTAAAGAAAGTGGTTGAGTTTGTctagtttttgaatttgatttggtAATAAGTcaaagtttgaactttgaagttggCTTTTGCCACAGGAGCTACAAGGTTAGTGCTTTTTTTAGATACCCTTTTTATTTGGAAACATTTTtgtttctgttctttttttgtttctttttagatatttttgataGATTGAAGTTGGGTAGTTTTCAACTTTGATTCTTGATTGCTTGTTTGGTTATATGTGGTTTAACAGTAGggaaaatggaaattttttttatcataaaactCAAAAGGAAATATAAACTAGTAGTCTAGtattaaaaatgtgaaaaccCAAGTTCGTAGGGAAACTACAGGTTCCGCATAAGTGGTTGTGTTAGATCTTTGGATCTATTAGATAGGTATTTAACTTTTTTGACAAAACTAGCTTAGTAAAATTCAGATAATAAAATGTGGCAGTTGAGATTCTGTGATATGGATTAGGTTGGTTTTTCATTGAGGAGTTCTACTTTGGGGAGGGAATCAGAATTCAGAATTGGAGCATACTTCAAGGGCTATAGTCGAATGTATGCTATTGCAGTTTTTGTGATTCGGGGTTTGGGATGTGAGTACTTTTAGAAAATTGGATTAAACAAGCAACCATTTGGGAGCAATGTTAAGAGCATTAGCTCTTGGATTGTTCATTTCTTACATGATTTTCTCCGTTGCTGCTGATGATAATTGTAACTGCGACGAAGAGGGCTTGTGGAGCATACAAAGCATTTTAGAGTGCCAAAGAGTGAGTGATTTCTTGATTGCAGTGGCATATTTCTCAATCCCAATTGAGCTTCTTTACTTTATTAGCTGCTCAAACTTTCCATTTAAATGGGTACTCCTACAGTTTATAGCATTTATAGTCCTCTGTGGATTGACCCATTTGCTCAATGGATGGACTTATTATGGCCAACAACCATTCCAGTTGATGCTTTCCCTTACCATTGCCAAATTTCTCACTGCCTTGGTTTCATGTGCAACTGCAATTACTCTTTTGACTCTGATTCCTCTTCTTCTTAAAGTAAAAGTAAGGGAGCTTTTTTTGAGGCAAAATGTGATAGAATTAGATCAAGAGGTTGGAATGATGAAGAAACAGAAGGAAGCGAGTTTGCACGTACGAATGCTAACCAGAGAAATCAGAAAGTCACTTGATAAGCATAATATACTTTACACAACACTGGTTGAACTTTCCAAGACTTTGGATTTGCAAAATTGTGCAGTTTGGATGCCAAATGAGAATAGAACAGAGATGAATCTGACCCATGAGTTGAAGACAAGTTCTTCACGGAATTACTGCAGTTCTATCCCAATCAATGACCCGGATGTGTTAGAGATAAGAGGGAGCAAGGGAGTGAGGATTCTAAGGCCTGAGTCAGCACTAGGTGCTGCAAGCAGTGGTGGTTCTTGTGAGTCAGGGGCCGTGGCAGCAATTCGGATGCCGATGCTTcgagtttcaaatttcaaagggGGGACACCAGAATTGGTGGAAACCAGTTATGCAGTACTGGTGTTGGTTCTTCCAGCAGCAAACAATAGAGTTTGGAGTTACCATGAAATGGAGATAGTGGATGTGGTTGCTGATCAGGTGGCTGTGGCTCTCTCTCATGCCGCAGTTCTTGAAGAATCTCAGGTAATGAGAGAGCAACTGGGTGAAAAAAACCGTGCATTGCAACAAGCTAAGAAGAATGCATTGATGGCAAGCCAGGCAAGAAACTCCTTTGAAAAGGTGATGAGTCATGGAATGAGGAGGCCAATGCATACAGTCCTGGGCCTACTGTCAATGTTTCAAGAGGATAACATGAGCTTCGAACAGAGGATTATGGTTGATACGATGGTGAAAACCAGCAATGTTCTCTCAACTTTGATAAATGATGTGATGGAAATTTCAGCAAATGATAATGGAAGGTTCCCTTTAGAGATGAGGCCTTTTGGGCTACATTCCATGATCAAGGAAGCTTCTTGTCTTGCAAAGTGCTTGTGTGTATATAAAGGCTTGGGTTTTGAGATTAATGTTCAGAGTTCTTTGCCTAATCAGGTGATAGGTGACGAGAGAAGGGCTTTTCAAGTGATTTTGCATATGGTTGGGTATCTACTGAATGTCTATGATGGGCAGGGCACTGTCATCTTTCGGGTTTTTCGGGATATTGATATTGAGGACAAGGATGATAAAATGTTGGGAATGTGGAGACCAACCATGCCAGGGGAGCATATTTatataaagtttgaaattgagaTTAGTGAGAAAGGTTCTCAATCAGATGGATCAATCTCAGCATTAAATTATGCTGGTAGAAGGCACAACAGCAATGAAGTTAAGGAGGGCCTGAGCTTCAGCATGTGCAAAAAGCTCGTGCAGGTGGGTTCTCTTATTGTTTTgtctatattttgttttatttttctactcTGCTTTATTGATTACTGCAATGCAAGTGATATCAACAAAACCAATTATAACTATTTCAATTCATTGCAATTTTTG
This genomic stretch from Quercus lobata isolate SW786 chromosome 3, ValleyOak3.0 Primary Assembly, whole genome shotgun sequence harbors:
- the LOC115981537 gene encoding protein EIN4-like, producing the protein MLRALALGLFISYMIFSVAADDNCNCDEEGLWSIQSILECQRVSDFLIAVAYFSIPIELLYFISCSNFPFKWVLLQFIAFIVLCGLTHLLNGWTYYGQQPFQLMLSLTIAKFLTALVSCATAITLLTLIPLLLKVKVRELFLRQNVIELDQEVGMMKKQKEASLHVRMLTREIRKSLDKHNILYTTLVELSKTLDLQNCAVWMPNENRTEMNLTHELKTSSSRNYCSSIPINDPDVLEIRGSKGVRILRPESALGAASSGGSCESGAVAAIRMPMLRVSNFKGGTPELVETSYAVLVLVLPAANNRVWSYHEMEIVDVVADQVAVALSHAAVLEESQVMREQLGEKNRALQQAKKNALMASQARNSFEKVMSHGMRRPMHTVLGLLSMFQEDNMSFEQRIMVDTMVKTSNVLSTLINDVMEISANDNGRFPLEMRPFGLHSMIKEASCLAKCLCVYKGLGFEINVQSSLPNQVIGDERRAFQVILHMVGYLLNVYDGQGTVIFRVFRDIDIEDKDDKMLGMWRPTMPGEHIYIKFEIEISEKGSQSDGSISALNYAGRRHNSNEVKEGLSFSMCKKLVQMMQGNIWISTNLLGFAQSMTLVLRFQTRPSFGRAIFAHGSSSEPNSNSQFKGLKVILADDDDLNRTVTKKLLEKLGCHVTAVSSGFECLSALSAAENSFQIVLLDLHMPEMDGFEVALRIRKLRSQNWPLIIALTASAEEHVLERCLQIGISGVIRKPVLLQGMADELRRVL